The proteins below come from a single Synechococcus sp. MW101C3 genomic window:
- a CDS encoding DUF2996 domain-containing protein, translating into MSEPNGAAPTPSAVGAADKPAAKAKPPAVEDKPFAEFVPEIFLPALAKEMQAYGGPSPELSFEQAPMPVVGSDCWVVKGCMPRGRRFWLCFTTTDIHGPKTFSLAESGSEPTLLESFLIDERKATLPLLVSRVVSRLNGQKWLGPN; encoded by the coding sequence GTGAGCGAACCCAACGGAGCCGCCCCCACGCCATCTGCCGTGGGAGCCGCGGATAAGCCGGCCGCCAAAGCCAAGCCCCCGGCAGTGGAGGACAAGCCGTTTGCCGAGTTCGTGCCGGAGATCTTCCTGCCGGCACTGGCCAAGGAAATGCAGGCCTACGGCGGGCCCTCGCCGGAGCTGAGCTTTGAGCAGGCGCCGATGCCCGTTGTGGGTAGCGACTGCTGGGTGGTGAAAGGGTGCATGCCCCGGGGCCGGCGGTTCTGGCTGTGTTTCACCACCACCGACATCCACGGCCCCAAAACCTTCAGCCTGGCCGAATCCGGTAGCGAACCCACCTTGCTGGAGTCGTTCCTGATCGATGAGCGCAAAGCCACCCTGCCCCTGCTGGTGTCCAGGGTTGTGTCACGGCTCAACGGGCAGAAGTGGCTCGGGCCCAACTGA
- the acsF gene encoding magnesium-protoporphyrin IX monomethyl ester (oxidative) cyclase has protein sequence MVPPTAAPSAPVAASNDHAPAFKDPVKDTILTPRFYTTDFDAMAAMDLRPNEVELEAICEEFRKDYNRHHFVRNGEFDGAADKLDPDTRRVFVEFLEQSCTSEFSGFLLYKELSRRIKAKNPLLAECFAHMARDEARHAGFLNKAMGDFGLQLDLGFLTASKSYTFFKPKFIFYATYLSEKIGYWRYIAIYRHLEKNPDSKIFPIFNFFENWCQDENRHGDFFDALMKAQPDTVRGLQARLWCRFFLLAVFATMYVRDVARKEFYEALGLDARAYDKYVIAKTNETSARVFPVVLNVEHPRFYERLERIVGNNQALSAADASAAIAPLKVLRKLPFWAANGLEMAKLFFMAPIRSEAFQPAVR, from the coding sequence ATGGTGCCTCCCACCGCCGCACCCAGCGCTCCCGTCGCCGCTTCGAACGACCACGCACCGGCCTTCAAGGATCCGGTCAAGGACACGATCCTCACCCCGCGGTTCTACACCACAGATTTCGACGCCATGGCGGCGATGGATCTGCGGCCCAACGAAGTGGAGCTGGAGGCGATCTGCGAAGAGTTCCGCAAGGACTACAACCGCCACCACTTCGTTCGTAACGGCGAATTCGACGGCGCCGCTGACAAGCTCGATCCCGACACCCGCCGTGTGTTCGTCGAGTTTCTCGAGCAGAGCTGCACGTCGGAGTTTTCCGGCTTCCTGCTCTACAAGGAGCTGAGCCGCCGCATCAAAGCCAAGAACCCGCTTCTGGCCGAATGCTTCGCCCACATGGCCAGGGATGAGGCCCGCCATGCCGGCTTCCTCAACAAGGCCATGGGCGACTTCGGGCTCCAGCTCGATCTGGGCTTTCTCACAGCCAGTAAGTCATACACCTTCTTCAAGCCCAAGTTCATCTTCTACGCCACCTACCTCTCGGAGAAGATCGGCTACTGGCGCTACATCGCCATCTACCGCCACCTCGAGAAGAACCCTGACAGCAAGATCTTCCCGATCTTCAACTTCTTCGAAAACTGGTGCCAGGACGAAAATCGCCATGGCGACTTCTTCGACGCTCTGATGAAGGCCCAGCCGGACACCGTGCGTGGCCTGCAGGCGCGACTCTGGTGCCGTTTCTTCCTGCTGGCGGTTTTCGCCACCATGTACGTCCGTGACGTGGCCCGCAAGGAGTTCTACGAAGCCCTTGGCCTTGATGCCCGCGCCTACGACAAGTACGTGATCGCCAAGACCAACGAAACCTCCGCCCGAGTGTTCCCCGTGGTGCTCAACGTGGAGCACCCACGTTTCTATGAGCGGCTGGAGCGGATCGTGGGCAACAACCAGGCCCTCAGCGCCGCCGATGCCTCCGCCGCCATCGCTCCGCTCAAGGTGCTGCGCAAGCTGCCCTTCTGGGCCGCCAACGGCCTCGAAATGGCGAAGCTGTTCTTCATGGCTCCGATTCGCAGCGAGGCCTTCCAGCCGGCTGTGCGCTGA
- a CDS encoding TldD/PmbA family protein, whose product MVASTARPLLALEGFDLSWRQRLEPLLAAGRAAGASLVEVFLESTDHIGLLAEQDRITSVSPAFGRGAGVRVFRGERDGFVSTNDLSERGLMVALEQALGMLGLTVNSNGISGFDGLPDLRDYALAKGDWLVACPTLAESTDRLLEGTALLEQHGQHLQARRGSYARDWQEVMVAASDGTFARDIRLHQSVGLTALAADGEHRASQGRRYGSTDRPDDLRQWDAQTAAVDLCASTQAMLHAEYVEAGTYPVVLANRFGGVIFHEACGHLLETTQVERGTTPFADRIDAPIAHSAVTAIDEGLSDGAFGSLSMDDEGMAPQRTVLIENGVLKRFLSDRAGELRTGHPRTGSGRRQSHAFAAASRMRNTYIAAGPHTPEQLIESVDRGLYCKSMGGGSVGPTGQFNFAVEEGYLIENGRLGKPVKGATLIGEAKEVMPRLSMCANDLELAAGFCGSVSGSIFVTVGQPHIKVDAITVGGR is encoded by the coding sequence TTGGTTGCTTCCACTGCTCGCCCCTTGCTGGCGCTCGAAGGTTTTGACCTCAGCTGGCGTCAACGCCTGGAGCCGTTGCTGGCTGCAGGACGCGCCGCTGGAGCCAGCCTGGTGGAGGTTTTCCTGGAGAGCACTGACCACATCGGCTTGCTGGCTGAGCAGGACCGCATCACCAGCGTGAGCCCGGCCTTCGGCCGCGGCGCTGGTGTGCGCGTGTTCCGCGGCGAGCGCGATGGCTTTGTCTCCACCAACGACCTCAGTGAGCGGGGCCTGATGGTGGCGCTGGAGCAGGCCCTGGGCATGCTGGGCCTCACGGTCAACAGCAACGGCATCAGCGGCTTCGACGGGCTGCCCGACCTGCGCGACTACGCCCTCGCCAAGGGCGACTGGCTGGTTGCCTGCCCGACCCTGGCGGAAAGCACCGACCGGCTGCTGGAGGGCACCGCCCTGCTGGAACAGCACGGCCAGCACCTGCAGGCACGCCGCGGCAGCTACGCCCGCGACTGGCAGGAGGTGATGGTGGCCGCCAGCGATGGCACCTTCGCCCGCGACATCCGGTTGCACCAGTCGGTGGGGCTCACGGCCCTGGCCGCCGACGGGGAGCACCGGGCCAGCCAGGGCCGCCGTTATGGCAGCACCGACCGCCCGGACGATCTGCGCCAGTGGGATGCCCAGACGGCCGCCGTCGACCTGTGTGCCAGCACCCAGGCCATGCTGCATGCCGAGTATGTGGAAGCGGGCACCTACCCCGTGGTGCTTGCCAACCGCTTCGGCGGTGTGATCTTCCATGAGGCCTGCGGGCACCTGCTGGAAACCACCCAGGTGGAGCGGGGCACCACCCCCTTTGCCGATCGGATCGATGCTCCGATCGCCCACAGCGCCGTGACGGCGATCGACGAGGGGCTCAGCGACGGCGCCTTCGGCAGCCTGTCGATGGACGACGAGGGCATGGCGCCCCAACGCACGGTGCTGATCGAGAACGGGGTGCTCAAGCGTTTCCTCTCCGACCGCGCCGGTGAACTGCGCACCGGCCACCCCCGCACCGGCAGCGGCCGGCGCCAGAGCCACGCCTTCGCGGCCGCCAGCCGCATGCGCAACACCTACATCGCCGCCGGGCCGCACACCCCGGAGCAGCTGATCGAATCGGTCGATCGGGGCTTGTACTGCAAATCGATGGGTGGCGGCAGCGTGGGCCCCACCGGCCAGTTCAACTTTGCGGTGGAGGAGGGCTATCTGATCGAGAACGGTCGCCTCGGCAAGCCCGTGAAAGGAGCCACCTTGATCGGTGAAGCCAAAGAGGTGATGCCCCGGCTCTCGATGTGCGCCAATGATCTGGAGCTGGCAGCCGGCTTCTGCGGTTCGGTGAGCGGCAGCATCTTCGTCACCGTGGGGCAGCCGCACATCAAGGTGGATGCCATCACCGTGGGAGGCCGCTGA
- a CDS encoding TldD/PmbA family protein translates to MSTTTAGTTLGLDAHALSEQLSGLAQGLGIERWDLGAACSTDTSVQVDRGEAKQLKGAQRSAITVRVWNGDGLVGITSTSDLSPAGLARALSGARDASAYGNADDIPAFSPLATAPLEPLDQPLVEPRGILELLDTLREAERDLLGRHAAITTVPYNGLAQRSSERLYLNSAGACREQKLTTASLYLYARGEEEGRKPRSSGAVRLAYGLQQLDVAGCIAEAAERTIAHLDYAPIQTGHYTCIFSPEAFLDLIGAFSSLFNARAVLDGVSLSNRDALGSTLAVPFLSIHDNGLHPGNVGASNFDGEGTPVRRLALVEGGVLRHFLHSEATARAFGVEPTGHAGLGAKVSVGPHWFEVGPSAGSSGGASGLNRHTADGVVWIDSLSALHAGVKASQGSFSLPFDGWLIRNGEARSIEAATVAGDIRAVLKGILGFEGEAKLTPDGLCPHVWVEGLSVTGDA, encoded by the coding sequence ATGAGCACCACCACAGCGGGAACCACCTTGGGCCTCGACGCCCACGCCCTCAGTGAGCAGCTCAGCGGCCTGGCCCAGGGCCTGGGCATCGAGCGCTGGGATCTGGGCGCCGCCTGCAGCACCGACACCTCCGTGCAGGTGGACCGCGGCGAAGCCAAGCAGCTCAAGGGGGCCCAGCGCAGCGCCATCACCGTGCGGGTCTGGAACGGGGATGGCCTTGTGGGCATCACCAGCACCTCCGACCTCTCCCCCGCCGGCCTGGCCCGTGCCCTCAGCGGTGCCCGCGATGCCAGCGCCTACGGCAACGCCGACGACATCCCGGCCTTCTCGCCGCTGGCCACGGCCCCGCTCGAACCGCTTGATCAGCCCCTGGTGGAGCCGCGCGGCATCCTCGAGCTGCTGGACACCCTGCGGGAAGCGGAGCGCGACCTGCTCGGCCGCCATGCCGCCATCACCACCGTTCCTTACAACGGCCTGGCCCAGCGCAGCAGCGAGCGCCTTTACCTCAACAGTGCCGGCGCCTGCCGCGAGCAGAAGCTCACCACCGCCAGCCTTTACCTCTATGCCCGCGGCGAAGAGGAGGGCCGCAAACCCCGCAGCAGTGGCGCCGTGCGTCTGGCTTACGGCCTGCAGCAGCTGGATGTGGCCGGCTGCATCGCTGAAGCGGCCGAGCGCACCATCGCCCATCTCGATTACGCCCCGATCCAGACAGGGCATTACACCTGCATCTTTTCGCCGGAAGCCTTCCTCGACCTGATCGGCGCCTTCAGCAGCCTGTTCAATGCCCGGGCCGTGCTCGACGGCGTCAGCCTCAGCAACCGCGACGCGCTCGGCAGCACCCTGGCGGTGCCGTTTCTCTCCATCCACGACAACGGCCTGCATCCCGGCAATGTGGGCGCCTCGAACTTCGATGGCGAAGGCACACCCGTGCGGCGCCTGGCCCTGGTGGAAGGGGGCGTGCTGCGCCACTTCCTGCATTCCGAAGCCACGGCGCGAGCCTTCGGGGTGGAGCCCACCGGCCATGCGGGCCTGGGCGCCAAGGTGTCGGTGGGGCCGCATTGGTTCGAGGTGGGGCCAAGCGCCGGTTCCTCCGGCGGCGCCAGCGGCCTGAATCGCCACACTGCCGACGGCGTGGTGTGGATCGATTCGCTCTCGGCACTGCACGCCGGTGTGAAGGCGAGCCAGGGATCGTTCTCACTGCCGTTTGATGGCTGGCTGATCCGCAACGGCGAAGCGCGCTCGATCGAAGCGGCCACCGTGGCCGGTGACATCCGGGCTGTGCTCAAGGGCATCCTCGGCTTTGAAGGGGAGGCCAAGCTCACCCCCGATGGCCTCTGCCCGCACGTGTGGGTGGAAGGCCTGTCCGTGACCGGCGACGCCTGA
- the fmt gene encoding methionyl-tRNA formyltransferase, producing the protein MKILFWGTPAYAVPSLEALVAAGHAVVGVVSQPDRRRGRGAAAQPSAVKARALELGLPVFTPTRIRREPEVQQQLAALGADLSVVVAFGQLLPPEVLQQPPLGCWNGHGSLLPRWRGAGPIQWCLMEGDAQTGVGIMAMEAGLDTGPVLLEGRLPIGLLDNAQQLAARLSALTATLLVEAMPRIEAAGPGPEPERWQRLGLRPQGDDGVRLARLLRKEDFAVDWSRSALAIHRQVMGLYPGATTTLAGKRLKLLATEPLVARLAEQLSADVRALSTGVAEQQGRPGEVLALLPGVGLVLGTGGCPLLLRSAQLEGKQAASGQPLLQQLGLQAGDRLGEKGAGSAPEGSLGGS; encoded by the coding sequence GTGAAGATCCTGTTCTGGGGCACGCCGGCCTACGCCGTGCCCAGCCTTGAGGCGTTGGTGGCTGCCGGCCACGCAGTCGTGGGAGTGGTCAGCCAGCCCGACCGGCGACGTGGCCGGGGGGCGGCGGCCCAGCCATCGGCGGTGAAGGCCCGGGCCCTGGAGCTGGGGCTGCCGGTGTTCACTCCCACCCGTATCCGCCGCGAACCGGAGGTGCAGCAGCAGCTGGCAGCCCTCGGCGCCGACCTTTCGGTGGTAGTGGCCTTCGGCCAGTTGCTGCCGCCCGAGGTGCTGCAGCAACCGCCGCTGGGCTGTTGGAACGGCCACGGTTCCCTGCTGCCCCGCTGGCGCGGGGCCGGGCCGATCCAGTGGTGCCTGATGGAAGGCGACGCGCAGACGGGGGTGGGGATCATGGCGATGGAAGCCGGCCTCGACACGGGTCCGGTGCTGCTGGAAGGTCGTCTGCCGATCGGCCTGCTCGACAACGCCCAGCAGCTGGCAGCCCGGCTCAGTGCGCTCACCGCCACCCTGCTGGTGGAAGCGATGCCGAGGATCGAGGCCGCCGGCCCTGGTCCCGAACCGGAGCGCTGGCAGCGGCTGGGGCTGCGGCCCCAGGGCGACGACGGCGTGCGCTTGGCGCGGTTGTTGCGCAAGGAGGACTTCGCGGTGGATTGGAGCCGTTCGGCGCTGGCGATCCACCGCCAGGTGATGGGCTTGTACCCCGGCGCCACCACCACGCTGGCGGGCAAGCGGCTCAAGCTGCTCGCCACCGAGCCGCTGGTGGCCAGGCTGGCGGAGCAACTGAGCGCCGACGTCCGGGCGCTGTCCACCGGCGTGGCTGAGCAGCAAGGGAGACCCGGTGAGGTGCTGGCTCTGCTGCCAGGCGTGGGGCTGGTGCTGGGCACCGGCGGCTGCCCGCTGCTGCTGCGCAGTGCCCAGCTGGAGGGCAAACAGGCGGCCAGCGGCCAGCCCCTGCTCCAGCAGCTGGGCCTGCAAGCGGGTGACCGGCTGGGTGAGAAGGGGGCAGGGTCTGCTCCAGAGGGGTCGCTCGGCGGGAGCTGA
- a CDS encoding SPFH domain-containing protein translates to MEGAGAAVNAQEPAAAMENGGRSDPLLWALDHAQAPLRVGTWLKVEADQAAVFAVGNQLADVLLTGRHQLRRQSLPKLAGLIDLPGQEGSFFNAQIHVVDLRHFTALPWGERRAQPMVATALRPVAPSPETFSASGLCAIQCLDPLLVLRTVGARQLIEGPSRPAAPVTELLAPHLLGISSQLRQVIHDGVRGPAREEPSLAMLASDTGERCRSSFAAVGLALSDVSIESLTLPARKPSGELPASLEALMSLFRPAPPPPPPA, encoded by the coding sequence ATGGAGGGAGCCGGAGCGGCGGTGAATGCGCAGGAACCGGCAGCAGCGATGGAGAACGGGGGCCGCAGTGATCCGCTGCTGTGGGCCCTGGATCATGCGCAGGCACCTTTGCGGGTGGGCACCTGGCTGAAGGTGGAGGCCGATCAGGCCGCGGTGTTCGCCGTGGGGAATCAACTGGCCGATGTGCTCCTCACAGGCCGCCATCAGCTGCGGCGCCAGTCGCTGCCGAAGCTGGCGGGGTTGATCGACCTGCCGGGGCAGGAAGGCAGCTTCTTCAATGCCCAGATCCACGTGGTGGACCTGCGCCACTTCACGGCCCTGCCCTGGGGTGAGAGACGTGCGCAGCCGATGGTCGCCACTGCGCTCCGTCCGGTGGCTCCCTCGCCGGAGACCTTCAGCGCCTCCGGGCTCTGCGCGATCCAGTGCCTGGACCCGCTGCTGGTGCTACGTACCGTGGGCGCCCGCCAGCTGATCGAGGGCCCGTCACGGCCGGCTGCACCGGTGACTGAGCTGCTGGCCCCGCACCTGCTTGGCATCTCCAGCCAGCTGCGGCAGGTGATCCACGATGGCGTCCGTGGCCCAGCGCGGGAGGAGCCATCGTTGGCCATGCTGGCCAGCGACACGGGGGAGAGGTGCCGCAGCAGCTTTGCAGCTGTCGGACTGGCGCTCAGCGATGTGAGCATCGAGAGCCTCACCCTGCCGGCACGGAAGCCGAGCGGAGAACTACCGGCCTCGTTGGAAGCACTGATGAGCCTGTTCCGGCCGGCACCACCGCCACCACCACCGGCCTGA
- a CDS encoding DEAD/DEAH box helicase: MRAAPITLLTHPAPGQEQPSGGRRTPPIRRLQAEEQAPQQRPVLTDLPDAGVSFDSLGLSEPLLKAIAAKGYTVPSPIQLQSIPAVLAGHDVMAAAQTGTGKTAGFTLPMLERLQHGPHARNNQVRSLVLTPTRELAAQVAESVQVYGRYLDLRSDVVFGGVKINPQMQRLRRGADVLVATPGRLMDLYQQNAIRFDRLEILVLDEADRMLDMGFIRDIQKILALLPPKRQNLLFSATFNPSIRKLAQGLLHNPVQLQATPENRAAPLVEQVMHPCDMARKADLLTHLVRQGDWRQVLVFSRTKHGANRLADRLNQEGLTAMAIHGNKSQGARTRALATFKSGELRVLVATDLAARGLDIEQLPHVVNLDLPNVAEDYVHRIGRTGRAGQSGHAISLVAAEEHELLRAIERMIGNPLPRLEIAGFEPTILSAPPLDLSGGRGKGGRRSGGGGGGRPDRPPTRSRRPAPGSGSAAAPARARTRRP; the protein is encoded by the coding sequence ATGCGAGCCGCTCCGATCACCCTTCTGACCCACCCAGCTCCGGGACAGGAGCAACCCAGCGGCGGTCGCCGCACGCCACCCATCCGTCGCCTCCAGGCAGAGGAGCAGGCACCGCAGCAGCGGCCTGTGCTGACGGACCTTCCCGATGCCGGCGTCTCCTTTGATTCGCTTGGTCTCTCGGAGCCGCTGCTCAAGGCGATCGCGGCCAAGGGATACACGGTGCCGTCGCCGATCCAGCTGCAGTCAATTCCAGCGGTGCTCGCTGGCCACGATGTGATGGCGGCTGCCCAGACAGGCACCGGCAAGACCGCCGGTTTCACCCTGCCGATGCTGGAGCGGCTTCAGCACGGCCCCCACGCCCGCAACAACCAGGTGCGCTCCCTGGTGCTCACGCCCACGCGCGAGCTGGCGGCCCAGGTGGCGGAAAGCGTGCAGGTCTATGGGCGCTATCTCGATCTGCGCAGCGATGTGGTGTTCGGCGGGGTGAAGATCAACCCGCAGATGCAGCGCCTGCGCCGTGGCGCCGACGTGCTGGTGGCCACTCCGGGGCGACTGATGGACCTCTATCAGCAGAACGCCATCCGCTTCGACCGGCTCGAAATCCTCGTGCTTGATGAAGCCGATCGCATGCTCGACATGGGCTTCATCCGCGACATCCAGAAGATCCTGGCCTTGCTGCCGCCGAAGCGGCAGAACCTGCTGTTCTCCGCCACCTTCAACCCCTCGATCCGCAAATTGGCTCAGGGGTTGCTGCACAACCCGGTGCAGCTGCAGGCCACGCCCGAGAACAGGGCCGCTCCGCTGGTGGAGCAGGTGATGCATCCCTGCGACATGGCCCGCAAGGCTGATCTGCTTACCCATCTGGTGCGCCAGGGCGATTGGCGGCAGGTGCTGGTGTTCTCGCGCACCAAGCACGGTGCGAACCGCCTGGCCGATCGCCTCAACCAGGAGGGCCTCACGGCCATGGCCATCCATGGCAACAAGAGTCAGGGCGCTCGCACCCGGGCGCTGGCCACCTTCAAGAGCGGCGAGCTGCGTGTGCTGGTGGCCACCGATCTGGCTGCCCGCGGCCTCGACATCGAGCAGTTGCCCCATGTGGTGAACCTCGATCTGCCCAACGTGGCCGAGGACTACGTGCACCGGATCGGCCGCACGGGCCGTGCCGGCCAGAGTGGCCATGCCATCTCCCTGGTGGCCGCCGAGGAGCATGAGCTGCTGCGGGCGATCGAGCGGATGATCGGCAACCCACTGCCGCGGCTGGAGATCGCCGGGTTTGAGCCCACCATCCTCTCGGCCCCGCCGCTGGATCTCAGCGGTGGGCGGGGCAAGGGTGGACGCCGCTCCGGCGGAGGTGGCGGTGGCCGGCCTGATCGTCCCCCCACCCGCTCCCGCCGGCCGGCGCCGGGCTCCGGATCTGCCGCCGCCCCGGCGCGGGCTCGTACCCGTCGTCCCTGA
- a CDS encoding response regulator transcription factor — protein MACILIAEDEPRISRFIEKGLRAQGYDVVHTPSGDGVVDILSASPIDLLLLDLGLPGLDGTNVLEAMRGQGIETPVIVLTARDDLSTKVASLDAGADDYITKPFRFDELLARIRARLRTSSTRLAQAPNAQTLELQHCGITMNLRERQVFLESFPDPIDLTDREFRLLELLLSNPLAIHSREQILDHVWGYGHDPQSNIVDVYIGYLRRKIDSRRIETIRGIGYRLSSR, from the coding sequence ATGGCCTGCATCCTGATCGCCGAAGACGAGCCACGCATCTCTCGCTTCATTGAAAAGGGATTGCGTGCTCAGGGCTACGACGTGGTGCACACGCCATCGGGTGATGGCGTGGTCGACATCCTTTCTGCCTCCCCCATCGATCTGTTATTGCTGGACCTCGGCCTTCCGGGCCTTGATGGCACCAATGTTCTCGAGGCGATGCGGGGTCAGGGCATAGAAACACCGGTGATTGTTCTCACCGCCCGCGATGATCTCAGCACCAAGGTGGCCAGCCTGGACGCTGGCGCTGATGATTACATCACCAAACCCTTTCGCTTTGATGAACTGCTGGCGCGTATCCGTGCCCGTCTGCGCACGTCCTCTACCCGCCTGGCTCAGGCTCCGAATGCGCAGACGCTTGAGCTTCAGCACTGCGGCATCACCATGAACCTGCGGGAACGCCAGGTGTTCCTCGAGAGTTTTCCCGACCCTATCGACCTCACGGATCGTGAGTTCCGTTTGTTGGAGTTGTTGCTCAGCAACCCGCTGGCCATCCACAGCCGCGAGCAGATTCTCGACCATGTCTGGGGCTATGGCCACGATCCCCAGTCCAACATTGTGGATGTCTACATCGGTTATCTCCGTCGCAAAATCGATTCCCGCCGCATCGAAACGATCCGTGGGATCGGCTACCGCCTTTCAAGCCGCTGA
- a CDS encoding cell wall metabolism sensor histidine kinase WalK gives MLPYLYCSIPYTLEGHMPQAGFFGEVRTRLLVFYAVMLSVLIGLTVPLSKHLLLLELHQREQTSLGESIQDFEHYMRPLLTAEAAPSSPELAGHMKSFLTKILPEDDTFFILIINGEFQRSSPVALPHPMRPGSVLMRQWEATTKLASGKVDEADPEVGTILYSAVPVEVDGRVQAVFVAARTTAGELAEVGDFTSILVQIVVGILITSLLFLWILSKAVLAPLQLLASTTRSITATNLKQRLPVTGRGELGDITLSFNAMMDRLEALIISQKEFIQDAGHELRTPITVIRGNIELLLQDDDEEARRETVRLVLDEVDRIARLVAELSLLAQSQRPEFLVLSDLDVNRFTQDIYQKARILAPRRWSLACTAQTIMEADEQRLTQCMMNLALNATQHTSESDRIELGSSLAADGSIRLWVSDSGEGIPERIQPQVFKRFFKGRSRTQAEHHSGLGLSIVRAIVNAHHGRIELLSQPNRGTTFTLIFPARQPVLLRDFSPEPWPAS, from the coding sequence GTGCTGCCTTACCTTTACTGCTCAATTCCGTACACGTTGGAAGGTCACATGCCGCAAGCGGGGTTCTTTGGTGAGGTTCGCACGCGGCTGTTGGTGTTCTATGCCGTGATGCTGTCTGTGCTGATTGGTCTGACGGTGCCGCTCAGTAAGCATCTGCTGCTGCTTGAGCTGCATCAGCGTGAGCAAACCAGCCTGGGCGAGAGCATTCAAGACTTCGAGCACTACATGCGGCCATTGCTTACCGCCGAAGCGGCTCCTTCCAGTCCTGAGCTTGCCGGGCACATGAAGAGTTTTCTTACGAAGATCCTTCCGGAAGACGACACCTTCTTCATCTTGATCATCAATGGAGAGTTTCAGCGCTCGAGCCCAGTGGCTCTGCCTCACCCCATGCGGCCGGGATCTGTCTTGATGCGGCAGTGGGAAGCCACCACAAAGCTTGCTTCAGGCAAGGTGGATGAAGCTGATCCAGAGGTGGGAACCATTCTGTATTCGGCCGTTCCGGTTGAAGTGGATGGCCGGGTGCAAGCTGTGTTCGTGGCGGCACGTACCACTGCCGGCGAACTTGCTGAGGTTGGCGATTTCACCTCCATCTTGGTTCAGATTGTTGTTGGCATTCTGATCACGTCGCTGTTGTTTCTCTGGATTCTTTCCAAGGCGGTGCTGGCTCCCCTCCAGCTGCTGGCCAGCACCACGCGTTCGATCACGGCCACGAATCTCAAACAGCGTTTGCCCGTTACCGGCAGAGGCGAACTGGGTGACATCACCCTCAGCTTCAATGCCATGATGGACCGCCTGGAAGCCTTAATCATTTCCCAGAAGGAATTCATCCAAGATGCTGGGCATGAATTGCGCACACCAATCACAGTGATCAGGGGCAATATCGAGCTGCTTCTTCAGGACGATGATGAGGAGGCTCGCCGTGAAACGGTACGCCTGGTGCTGGATGAAGTGGACCGGATCGCCAGGCTGGTTGCAGAGCTTTCACTGCTGGCCCAATCCCAACGCCCTGAATTCCTGGTGCTCAGTGACCTTGATGTGAATCGCTTCACCCAGGACATCTACCAGAAGGCCAGGATTCTCGCCCCGCGCCGCTGGTCGTTGGCATGCACGGCCCAGACAATCATGGAGGCCGATGAACAACGCCTCACCCAGTGCATGATGAACCTTGCACTCAACGCCACCCAGCACACCAGTGAATCTGATCGCATTGAGCTGGGCTCCTCCCTCGCTGCCGATGGATCCATCCGCCTCTGGGTCTCAGACAGCGGTGAGGGAATCCCTGAGCGCATCCAGCCGCAGGTGTTCAAACGCTTCTTCAAGGGCAGAAGCCGCACCCAAGCTGAGCATCATTCGGGTCTTGGTCTGTCGATCGTGAGGGCTATCGTGAATGCCCACCACGGCCGGATTGAACTCCTCAGCCAGCCAAACCGCGGCACGACCTTCACATTGATCTTTCCCGCACGGCAACCTGTGCTGCTGCGCGACTTTTCCCCTGAGCCATGGCCTGCATCCTGA